Proteins co-encoded in one Ralstonia sp. RRA genomic window:
- a CDS encoding NADP-dependent malic enzyme, translating to MNDKLHDASPDSQDQGAEAELRRAAFEYHRAPTRGKIEVRPTKALINQRDLSLAYSPGVAYPCLAIEQDPALAAEYTSRGNLVGVITNGTAVLGLGDIGPLASKPVMEGKGCLFKKFAGIDVFDIELAERDPDKLVDIIASLEPTLGGINLEDIKAPECFYIEQKLRDRLNIPVFHDDQHGTAIISSAALLNGLKVVGKDIAKVKVAVSGAGAAAIACLDVMVGLGVKRENVYVVDSKGVIYVGRDAKMEANKARYAQDTSARTLADIVRDADVFLGCSAAGVLTADMVKTMAAKPIILALANPEPEIRPEVAKAARPDCIIATGRSDYPNQVNNVLCFPYIFRGALDCGATKITEAMKLACVKAIAELAEAETNDAVAQAYAGQDLNFGPDYIIPKPFDSRLIEKIAPAVAKAAEESGVATRPIKDLDAYRAQLSDFVYHTGLTMRPVFSAAKANPKRVVYAEGEEERVLRAVQTVVDEGLAKPILIGRPHVIEMRIQKAGLRLKPGVHFELINPEDDPRFHQYHTAYHELMGRNGVTPDMAKSQLRRSNTLIGAMLVRLGDADAMLCGTVGRFDAHLEHVRDVIGLAPNAKVFAAMNGLMLEKHTLFITDTFVNENPSAEELADITKLAAEEVRRFGQEPKVAMLSHSMFGSSKSASARKVRAAYDLLKAEVPELQVEGEIQGDAALSEDIRHHFLPKSAFAGSANLLVMPTLDAANITFNVLKMTGGQGVTVGPILLGAAKPVHILNPSATSRRIVNMTALAVADVSAAR from the coding sequence ATGAACGACAAGCTTCACGACGCCTCGCCCGATTCCCAAGACCAGGGCGCCGAGGCCGAACTGCGCCGCGCCGCGTTTGAATACCACCGCGCCCCGACGCGCGGCAAGATCGAAGTGCGCCCGACCAAGGCGCTGATCAACCAGCGCGATCTGTCGCTGGCGTACTCGCCGGGCGTGGCGTATCCGTGTCTGGCGATCGAGCAGGATCCGGCGTTGGCGGCCGAGTACACCTCGCGCGGCAACCTCGTCGGCGTGATTACCAACGGTACTGCCGTGCTGGGCCTGGGCGATATCGGCCCGCTGGCCAGCAAGCCGGTGATGGAAGGCAAGGGCTGCCTGTTCAAGAAGTTTGCCGGCATCGACGTGTTCGATATCGAACTGGCCGAGCGCGATCCGGACAAGCTGGTCGACATCATCGCCTCGCTGGAGCCGACGCTGGGCGGTATCAACCTGGAAGACATCAAGGCGCCGGAGTGCTTCTACATTGAGCAGAAGCTGCGTGACCGCCTGAACATCCCCGTATTCCACGATGACCAGCACGGCACGGCGATCATCTCGTCGGCGGCGCTGCTCAACGGTCTGAAGGTGGTCGGCAAGGACATCGCCAAGGTGAAGGTGGCGGTGTCGGGCGCCGGCGCTGCGGCAATTGCCTGCCTGGACGTGATGGTGGGCCTGGGCGTCAAGCGTGAGAACGTCTACGTGGTCGACTCCAAGGGCGTGATCTACGTTGGCCGCGACGCCAAGATGGAGGCGAACAAGGCGCGCTATGCGCAGGACACCTCGGCCCGTACGCTGGCCGACATCGTGCGCGATGCCGATGTGTTCCTCGGCTGCTCGGCTGCCGGCGTGCTGACCGCCGACATGGTCAAGACCATGGCTGCGAAGCCGATCATCCTGGCGCTGGCCAACCCCGAGCCGGAAATCCGCCCGGAAGTGGCCAAGGCCGCGCGCCCGGACTGCATCATCGCCACGGGCCGTTCGGACTACCCGAACCAGGTCAACAACGTGCTGTGCTTCCCGTACATCTTCCGTGGTGCGCTCGATTGCGGCGCCACCAAGATCACGGAAGCGATGAAGCTGGCGTGCGTGAAGGCCATCGCTGAGCTGGCCGAAGCGGAAACGAACGATGCCGTGGCCCAGGCCTACGCCGGCCAGGACCTGAACTTCGGCCCGGACTACATCATTCCGAAGCCGTTCGATTCACGCCTGATCGAGAAGATCGCGCCGGCGGTTGCCAAGGCTGCGGAAGAGTCCGGCGTGGCCACGCGTCCGATCAAGGACCTGGACGCCTATCGCGCCCAACTGAGCGACTTCGTGTACCACACGGGCCTGACCATGCGCCCGGTGTTCTCGGCGGCCAAGGCCAACCCGAAGCGTGTTGTTTATGCCGAAGGTGAAGAAGAGCGCGTGCTGCGTGCCGTGCAGACGGTGGTGGACGAAGGCTTGGCCAAGCCGATCCTGATCGGCCGCCCGCATGTGATCGAAATGCGCATCCAGAAGGCCGGCCTGCGCCTGAAGCCGGGCGTGCATTTCGAGCTGATCAACCCGGAAGATGACCCGCGTTTCCATCAGTACCACACCGCCTACCATGAGCTGATGGGGCGCAATGGTGTGACGCCGGATATGGCGAAGTCGCAACTGCGCCGCTCGAACACGCTGATCGGCGCGATGCTGGTGCGCCTGGGCGATGCCGACGCAATGCTGTGCGGCACGGTCGGCCGCTTCGATGCACACCTGGAGCACGTGCGCGACGTGATCGGTCTGGCCCCGAACGCCAAGGTGTTCGCCGCCATGAACGGCCTGATGCTGGAGAAGCACACGCTGTTCATCACGGACACGTTCGTCAACGAGAACCCGAGCGCTGAAGAGCTGGCCGACATCACCAAGCTGGCGGCAGAAGAAGTGCGCCGCTTTGGTCAGGAGCCGAAGGTGGCGATGCTGTCGCACTCGATGTTCGGCTCGTCGAAGAGCGCATCGGCGCGCAAGGTGCGTGCGGCGTATGACCTGCTGAAGGCCGAGGTGCCCGAGCTGCAGGTGGAAGGCGAGATCCAGGGCGATGCGGCGCTGTCGGAAGACATCCGGCACCACTTCCTGCCCAAGAGCGCCTTTGCCGGCAGCGCCAACCTGCTGGTGATGCCGACGCTGGACGCGGCCAACATCACGTTCAACGTGCTCAAGATGACGGGCGGGCAGGGCGTGACGGTGGGCCCGATCCTGCTGGGCGCCGCCAAGCCGGTGCACATCCTGAACCCGTCGGCCACGTCGCGCCGTATCGTCAACATGACTGCACTGGCGGTGGCAGACGTGTCGGCGGCACGTTGA
- a CDS encoding GntR family transcriptional regulator, producing the protein MSKNLKLVSTETTLKPGTSGTKASGARMSVEERMYHEIYDAIMEHRLPPRTKLTEHALCEIYATARHTVRKVFSQLAADGLVDLEPNRGAFIAAPSIDEAHAMFELRQILERAVLDKVGHSANPKAAIAPLVELVKEERQAFVTHDRPRWIRLSAEFHVALAEQAGNPLVVEMMRRLVSRTTLMIASVEAPGQNACSFDEHLDILNALERGDATAAQAHMAQHLQCCADRVRPEAPADFDLRSVLGPKDKV; encoded by the coding sequence ATGTCCAAGAATCTCAAGCTGGTCTCCACGGAAACGACGCTAAAGCCCGGTACGTCGGGCACCAAGGCATCGGGGGCACGTATGTCGGTCGAAGAACGGATGTACCACGAGATCTACGACGCGATCATGGAGCACCGCCTGCCTCCGCGCACCAAGTTGACGGAGCATGCGCTTTGCGAAATCTATGCCACCGCACGCCATACGGTGCGCAAAGTCTTCTCCCAGTTGGCCGCCGACGGCCTGGTCGACCTGGAGCCGAACCGCGGCGCCTTCATCGCCGCCCCTTCCATTGACGAAGCGCACGCCATGTTTGAACTGCGCCAGATCCTGGAGCGCGCTGTGCTCGATAAGGTGGGCCATAGCGCCAACCCCAAGGCGGCCATCGCGCCGCTGGTGGAACTCGTCAAGGAAGAGCGCCAGGCCTTTGTCACGCATGACCGCCCGCGCTGGATTCGCCTCTCGGCGGAATTCCACGTCGCGCTGGCCGAGCAGGCCGGCAATCCGCTGGTGGTCGAGATGATGCGCCGCCTGGTCTCGCGCACCACGCTGATGATTGCCAGCGTGGAAGCGCCGGGCCAGAACGCCTGCTCGTTCGACGAGCACCTGGACATCCTCAACGCGCTGGAGCGCGGCGACGCCACTGCCGCCCAGGCCCACATGGCCCAGCACTTGCAATGCTGCGCGGACCGCGTGCGCCCCGAGGCGCCCGCTGATTTCGACCTGCGTTCGGTATTGGGCCCGAAGGACAAAGTCTAG
- a CDS encoding outer envelope protein, with protein MFIGAADAGAVEWSDTSIGYRYGTQFAEPFVGTGIHKNVFNFTHADGYKYGTNYLNVDLLQSDSKDSNAQEAYVVYRHTLDIGKVFDKNLGAGPIRGYGLTAGFDWNTKNDTGYASKKRMLVAGPTLMMDVPGFLNISLLMLWESNEPIGVTSRYHYKAHPMLNAAWGIPIGSTGLSFEGYANYIAAKGTNEFGGPTSPELNIDAMLMYDLGTPLHLGKNTLRAGIEYQYWRNKFGNPASVPGSLAKTPMVRVEYHF; from the coding sequence ATGTTCATCGGCGCAGCAGATGCGGGGGCAGTGGAGTGGAGCGATACCTCGATCGGCTATCGCTACGGCACGCAATTTGCCGAGCCGTTTGTCGGCACCGGTATTCACAAGAACGTTTTCAACTTTACGCATGCCGACGGATACAAGTACGGCACGAACTACCTGAACGTCGATCTGCTGCAATCGGACAGCAAGGACAGCAACGCACAGGAAGCCTATGTGGTGTATCGCCACACGCTCGATATCGGCAAGGTCTTCGACAAGAACCTCGGCGCGGGGCCGATCCGTGGCTATGGTCTGACTGCCGGTTTTGATTGGAACACCAAGAACGATACGGGCTATGCGTCCAAGAAGCGCATGCTGGTGGCGGGTCCTACGTTGATGATGGATGTCCCGGGCTTCCTGAACATCAGTCTGCTGATGCTGTGGGAGAGCAACGAGCCGATTGGGGTGACCAGCCGCTACCACTACAAGGCGCATCCGATGCTCAATGCCGCATGGGGCATCCCCATCGGCTCGACGGGCCTGTCGTTTGAGGGGTATGCCAACTACATCGCGGCCAAGGGCACGAACGAATTCGGTGGCCCAACGTCACCGGAATTGAATATCGATGCCATGCTGATGTACGACCTGGGCACGCCTTTGCACCTGGGCAAGAACACGCTGCGCGCGGGCATTGAATATCAATACTGGCGCAACAAGTTCGGCAACCCGGCATCGGTGCCCGGCTCACTGGCGAAAACGCCGATGGTGCGCGTCGAATATCACTTCTGA
- a CDS encoding 8-oxoguanine deaminase translates to MDAQRREIPDGALVARGGVIEWVGATADLPAQYRDAIGQPNVRVMELRDHVVTPGFVNTHHHMYQSLTRALPAAQDAELFGWLTNLYPVWAGLTPEMVRVSTLTAMAELLLSGCTTSSDHLYLYPNGSRLDDSIEAAQQIGMRFHAARGSMSVGRSQGGLPPDRVVEGEAAILKETQRLIETWHNADRHSMLRMVVAPCSPFSVSRDLMRESAKLARSYGVSMHTHLAENDNDIAYSREKFGMTPAEYAEDLGWVGHDVWHAHCVKLDAHGIDVFARTGTGVAHCPCSNMRLASGIAPIRTMRDAGVPVGLGVDGSASNDGAHMLGETRQAMLLARVGFGPAAMSAREALEIATLGGARVLNRDDIGALAPGMSADFVSFDRHQVSFAGADHDPVAALVFCAPSNVAHSVINGRVVVEDGRLTTLELDAHLTVHRRLALELAQAARAVPA, encoded by the coding sequence ATGGATGCGCAACGCCGCGAGATCCCCGACGGCGCCCTGGTGGCGCGCGGTGGCGTGATCGAATGGGTGGGTGCCACGGCCGATCTGCCGGCGCAGTATCGCGACGCAATCGGCCAGCCCAACGTGCGTGTGATGGAGCTGCGTGACCACGTGGTCACGCCCGGCTTCGTCAACACGCACCATCACATGTATCAGAGCCTGACGCGCGCCCTGCCCGCCGCGCAGGATGCAGAGTTGTTCGGCTGGCTCACGAACCTGTATCCGGTGTGGGCAGGCCTCACGCCCGAGATGGTGCGTGTCTCCACGCTTACCGCGATGGCGGAACTGCTGCTTTCGGGTTGCACGACGTCCAGCGACCACCTGTATCTGTATCCGAATGGCAGCCGGCTCGATGATTCGATTGAAGCCGCGCAGCAGATCGGCATGCGCTTTCACGCGGCGCGCGGCAGCATGAGCGTGGGCCGCAGCCAGGGCGGCCTGCCGCCGGACCGCGTGGTCGAAGGCGAAGCGGCCATCCTCAAAGAGACGCAGCGCCTGATCGAAACCTGGCACAACGCCGATCGCCACTCCATGCTGCGCATGGTGGTGGCGCCGTGCTCGCCCTTCTCCGTCTCGCGCGATCTGATGCGCGAATCGGCCAAGCTTGCACGCAGCTACGGCGTGTCGATGCACACCCACCTGGCGGAGAACGACAACGACATCGCCTACTCGCGCGAGAAGTTCGGCATGACGCCGGCCGAGTATGCGGAAGACCTTGGCTGGGTTGGCCACGACGTGTGGCATGCGCACTGCGTGAAGCTCGATGCGCACGGCATCGACGTGTTCGCGCGCACCGGTACGGGCGTGGCGCACTGTCCCTGCTCGAACATGCGCCTTGCCTCGGGCATTGCCCCCATCCGCACCATGCGCGATGCCGGTGTGCCAGTTGGCCTGGGCGTGGACGGCAGCGCGTCAAACGACGGCGCACACATGCTCGGCGAGACACGCCAGGCGATGCTACTCGCGCGCGTCGGTTTCGGCCCGGCAGCGATGAGCGCGCGTGAGGCACTGGAAATCGCCACGCTCGGCGGCGCCCGCGTGCTCAATCGCGATGATATCGGCGCGCTCGCACCCGGCATGTCGGCTGACTTTGTCAGCTTCGACCGCCATCAAGTCAGCTTTGCTGGTGCGGACCATGATCCGGTCGCCGCATTGGTGTTCTGCGCCCCGTCCAACGTGGCGCACAGCGTGATCAACGGGCGCGTGGTCGTCGAAGACGGCCGCCTGACCACGCTGGAACTCGACGCCCATCTCACGGTTCACCGGAGGCTCGCGCTGGAACTGGCGCAGGCTGCCCGGGCAGTCCCAGCCTGA
- the uraH gene encoding hydroxyisourate hydrolase: MGRLTTHVLDTAAGTPGQNLAIALFKIVDNQRQPVKSVRTNHDGRCDAPLLEGDALQVGVYELDFGVGEYYRAAGVKLPEPAFLDVVTLRFGVADTSAHYHVPLLVSPWSYSTYRGS; this comes from the coding sequence ATGGGACGCTTGACTACCCATGTGCTCGACACCGCTGCAGGCACACCGGGCCAAAACCTGGCGATCGCTCTGTTCAAAATTGTCGACAATCAACGCCAACCGGTGAAATCGGTTCGCACCAATCACGATGGCCGTTGCGATGCGCCGCTGCTGGAAGGCGACGCGCTGCAGGTCGGCGTCTATGAGCTGGACTTCGGCGTGGGCGAGTACTACCGCGCAGCCGGCGTCAAACTCCCCGAGCCCGCGTTCCTCGACGTGGTGACGCTGCGCTTTGGCGTGGCCGATACCAGCGCGCACTACCACGTGCCGCTGTTGGTGTCGCCGTGGTCGTATTCGACCTATCGCGGCAGCTAA
- a CDS encoding nucleobase:cation symporter-2 family protein, with product MTSSTIAAPTADLTNERVAYGRLLALGLQHVLVMYAGTVAVPLIVGGALHLPKEQMAFLINADLFAAGLATLIQAFGIWKFGIRMPVMMGVTFASVGPMIAIGTDPTIGLLGIYGAVIAAGIFGIIVAPLMGRVLGLFPPVVTGTVITLIGMSLMGVGINWAAGGQPTKKMVVDGVLQTVPNLEYGNLGNLAIAAAVLVIILLLTKYGKGLIGNIAVLLGIVIGTFIAMAFGKVSFSGIADADWVAVITPLHFGMPTFHFGAIASMCIVMMITLVESTGMFLALAEITGKKLSTDDLTRGLRADGLGTVIGGVFNTFPYTSFSQNVGLVTVTGVRSRYVAAMGGIILIVLGLFPKMAHIVASVPSFVLGGAGIVMFGMVAATGVRILGSIDFNKYRHNLFIVAISIGFGMIPTLAPTFFQYLPKWLEPVTHSGIVLGTLVAVTLNLYYNGMQSAEHAMRDAAANTHGTE from the coding sequence ATGACAAGCAGCACCATCGCCGCCCCCACGGCGGATTTGACCAATGAGCGCGTGGCGTACGGACGCCTGCTCGCATTGGGGTTGCAACATGTATTGGTGATGTATGCAGGCACCGTGGCGGTGCCGCTCATCGTGGGCGGCGCACTACATCTGCCCAAGGAGCAGATGGCTTTCCTGATCAATGCCGATTTGTTTGCTGCGGGTCTTGCTACGCTCATCCAGGCGTTCGGCATCTGGAAGTTCGGTATCCGCATGCCGGTCATGATGGGGGTGACCTTCGCCTCCGTCGGCCCGATGATTGCCATCGGCACCGACCCCACCATCGGCCTCCTGGGCATCTATGGCGCGGTGATCGCGGCGGGGATATTCGGGATCATCGTCGCGCCGCTCATGGGGCGCGTGCTGGGTCTCTTCCCACCGGTCGTGACCGGCACCGTCATCACGCTGATCGGCATGTCGTTGATGGGCGTGGGCATCAACTGGGCGGCAGGCGGCCAACCGACCAAGAAGATGGTGGTGGACGGCGTGCTGCAGACCGTACCGAACCTGGAATACGGCAACCTCGGCAACCTGGCCATCGCGGCGGCGGTGCTCGTCATCATCCTGCTGCTGACGAAATACGGCAAAGGCCTGATCGGCAACATCGCCGTACTGCTGGGCATCGTGATCGGCACGTTCATCGCCATGGCGTTCGGCAAGGTCAGCTTTTCCGGCATCGCCGATGCCGACTGGGTCGCCGTCATTACACCGCTGCACTTCGGCATGCCGACCTTCCACTTCGGCGCCATCGCCTCGATGTGCATTGTGATGATGATCACGCTGGTGGAATCGACCGGCATGTTCCTGGCCCTGGCCGAGATCACCGGCAAGAAGCTCTCCACCGATGACTTGACCCGCGGCCTGCGCGCCGACGGTCTGGGCACCGTGATCGGCGGCGTGTTCAACACCTTCCCGTACACCTCGTTCTCGCAGAACGTGGGGCTGGTGACGGTGACGGGCGTGCGCTCGCGCTATGTGGCGGCCATGGGTGGGATCATCCTGATCGTGCTGGGCCTGTTCCCGAAGATGGCGCATATCGTGGCTTCGGTGCCCTCCTTCGTGCTGGGCGGCGCGGGCATCGTGATGTTCGGCATGGTGGCGGCTACGGGTGTGCGCATCCTGGGCTCGATCGATTTCAACAAGTACCGCCACAACCTGTTCATCGTGGCCATCTCGATTGGCTTCGGCATGATCCCGACGCTGGCACCGACCTTCTTCCAGTACCTGCCCAAGTGGCTGGAGCCGGTCACGCACAGCGGCATCGTGCTGGGCACGCTGGTCGCCGTCACGCTGAACCTCTACTACAACGGCATGCAGTCCGCCGAGCACGCCATGCGCGACGCTGCTGCCAACACCCACGGCACGGAGTAA
- the uraD gene encoding 2-oxo-4-hydroxy-4-carboxy-5-ureidoimidazoline decarboxylase yields MNSIAQLNAMDKTQFVQVLGGVYEHSPWVAERVATQRPFASVEALRAAMRQTVSNAGEAQQIKLVRSHPELAGRAAVRGEMTAASTREQGGAGLAQLTPEEFARLQDLNKRYSEKFGFPFVMAVRGYDRQAIIDALATRLNNDRDTELRTSLEQIDRIAGFRLNDLISG; encoded by the coding sequence ATGAATTCCATCGCGCAACTCAATGCGATGGACAAAACGCAGTTTGTGCAGGTGCTCGGTGGTGTCTATGAACACTCACCGTGGGTGGCCGAACGCGTGGCCACGCAACGCCCGTTTGCCTCGGTCGAAGCGCTACGTGCCGCCATGCGCCAGACCGTGAGCAACGCCGGTGAAGCACAGCAGATCAAGCTCGTGCGCTCTCACCCCGAACTGGCCGGCCGTGCTGCCGTGCGAGGCGAGATGACCGCAGCCTCGACGCGTGAGCAAGGCGGTGCGGGGCTGGCTCAACTGACACCCGAAGAGTTTGCACGCCTGCAAGATCTGAACAAGCGCTACAGCGAGAAGTTCGGCTTCCCATTCGTGATGGCCGTACGTGGCTACGACCGGCAGGCCATCATCGATGCGCTGGCCACACGGCTGAATAACGACCGCGACACCGAGCTGCGTACGTCGCTGGAGCAGATTGACCGCATCGCCGGTTTCCGTCTCAACGATTTGATTTCAGGTTAA
- the uraD gene encoding 2-oxo-4-hydroxy-4-carboxy-5-ureidoimidazoline decarboxylase — protein sequence MSQTTYTLSQLNGMDAAQFVQTLGGIYEHSPWVAEQAAMQRPFASADALTAAMRNAVDTAGIDLQLKLVRAHPELAGKAAVRGELTAESTREQSGAGLNQCTPEEFARLQALNAQYNEKFGFPFILAVRGYDRHGIIDNFSKRVENDRDTELRTSLEQIHRIAGFRLNDLISG from the coding sequence ATGAGCCAGACGACTTACACCCTTTCGCAACTCAACGGCATGGACGCAGCGCAGTTCGTGCAAACCCTCGGCGGCATCTACGAACATTCGCCGTGGGTAGCCGAGCAAGCTGCTATGCAGCGCCCGTTTGCATCGGCCGACGCGCTGACCGCTGCGATGCGCAACGCCGTTGATACCGCCGGCATTGATCTCCAACTCAAGCTCGTGCGCGCTCACCCGGAGCTGGCGGGCAAGGCCGCCGTGCGCGGTGAGCTGACGGCGGAATCGACACGCGAACAAAGCGGCGCGGGCCTGAATCAATGCACGCCGGAAGAGTTCGCACGCCTGCAGGCCCTCAACGCCCAGTACAACGAGAAGTTTGGCTTCCCGTTCATCCTGGCAGTGCGCGGTTACGACCGTCACGGCATCATCGACAACTTCAGCAAGCGCGTTGAGAACGACCGCGACACTGAACTGCGCACGTCGCTGGAACAGATTCATCGCATCGCCGGTTTCCGTCTGAATGATTTGATTTCAGGCTGA
- a CDS encoding DUF4136 domain-containing protein, translating to MWNWAKRIKPSGIWPIAGALMAASLLAGCASTVTSQVTAFKQPGWEDAPPRTYAFEHTAAQQNDLERQTYEAWTSDQLAARGFTSAPHASARYLVRLNYSMATRLVQVRQPVYPDPYWGPGPWGPWRSPWGPWGPWGPQYVDTNVQVPFYAYHVDIEEAASGKRVYQVTAQTQGGDGSLTAVMPYLIRSAFANFPAPNAQPILVELPVDPSVKPAAK from the coding sequence ATGTGGAATTGGGCCAAGAGGATCAAACCATCCGGCATCTGGCCGATAGCCGGTGCGTTGATGGCAGCCAGCCTGCTGGCAGGTTGTGCCAGCACCGTCACCAGCCAGGTCACCGCGTTCAAGCAGCCCGGCTGGGAAGACGCGCCGCCGCGCACCTATGCGTTTGAGCACACTGCAGCGCAGCAAAATGACCTGGAGCGCCAGACCTATGAGGCCTGGACGTCCGACCAACTGGCTGCTCGCGGTTTTACCAGCGCGCCGCATGCCAGCGCACGCTATCTCGTCCGCCTGAATTACTCGATGGCCACACGCCTTGTGCAGGTGCGCCAGCCGGTCTACCCCGATCCGTACTGGGGCCCCGGCCCGTGGGGTCCGTGGCGTAGTCCGTGGGGGCCCTGGGGCCCGTGGGGTCCGCAGTATGTCGACACCAACGTGCAGGTGCCGTTCTATGCCTATCACGTCGACATTGAAGAGGCGGCATCGGGCAAGCGCGTCTACCAGGTGACGGCGCAGACTCAGGGTGGAGACGGTTCCCTGACCGCGGTGATGCCCTACCTGATTCGCAGCGCCTTCGCCAATTTCCCGGCACCGAACGCGCAGCCCATCCTCGTGGAACTGCCCGTTGATCCATCGGTGAAACCAGCGGCTAAGTAG
- the puuE gene encoding allantoinase PuuE, protein MTSNNYPRDLIGYGKNPPNANWPGGARVALQFVLNYEEGGENCVLHGDAGSEQFLSEIIGAAAYPARHMSMEGIYEYGSRAGVWRILREFEKRGLPMTIFGVSMALQRHKDVTQAFVDLGHEIACHGWRWIHYQNIDEATEREHMRIGVEIIRELTGNAPLGWYTGRDSPNTRRLVVEHGGFAYDADYYGDDLPFWTEVEVSGGEKKPHLVVPYTLDTNDMRFASPQGFNTADHFYQYLKDAFDVLYEEGDPSGLAAPKMLSIGMHCRLLGRPARFRALQRFLDYVQSHDKVWICRRIDIAQHWMQNHPHAKQPVLSTAA, encoded by the coding sequence ATGACAAGCAATAACTACCCGCGCGATCTGATCGGTTACGGCAAGAACCCGCCCAACGCCAATTGGCCGGGCGGCGCGCGCGTGGCCCTGCAGTTCGTCCTCAACTACGAGGAAGGCGGTGAGAACTGCGTGCTGCACGGCGATGCCGGCTCCGAGCAATTCCTCTCCGAGATCATCGGTGCGGCTGCCTACCCTGCTCGCCACATGAGCATGGAAGGCATCTACGAATACGGCTCGCGTGCGGGCGTATGGCGCATCCTGCGTGAGTTCGAAAAGCGCGGCCTGCCGATGACGATCTTCGGCGTGTCGATGGCCCTGCAACGGCACAAGGACGTGACGCAAGCCTTCGTTGACCTGGGCCACGAAATCGCCTGCCACGGCTGGCGCTGGATCCACTATCAGAACATCGACGAAGCCACCGAGCGTGAGCACATGCGCATCGGCGTCGAGATCATTCGCGAGCTAACGGGCAACGCGCCGCTCGGCTGGTACACCGGCCGCGACAGCCCCAACACGCGCCGCCTGGTGGTCGAGCACGGCGGCTTCGCCTACGACGCCGACTACTACGGCGACGACCTGCCCTTCTGGACCGAAGTCGAAGTCTCGGGCGGTGAAAAGAAGCCGCACCTGGTGGTGCCGTACACGCTTGACACCAACGACATGCGTTTTGCCAGCCCGCAAGGCTTCAATACGGCCGACCACTTCTATCAGTACCTGAAGGACGCCTTCGACGTGCTGTACGAGGAAGGCGACCCCAGCGGCCTGGCCGCACCGAAGATGCTGTCGATCGGCATGCACTGCCGTCTGCTGGGCCGCCCAGCGCGTTTTCGCGCGCTGCAGCGTTTCCTCGATTACGTGCAATCGCACGACAAGGTGTGGATCTGCCGCCGTATCGACATCGCGCAGCACTGGATGCAGAACCACCCCCATGCAAAGCAACCCGTTTTGAGCACCGCAGCATGA